The window CGAGCGAGGTTTCGGCATCCTCGAACTTCGCCGGCAGCATGGGGGTCGCCGAATCCACGGCGGCCTCAACGTCGCGGCGCGCGCGGATGCGCGTGGCGGCGGCGACGATCGGGTTTTGAGTGGTGAATTTTTCGTCGAATGGGTCGGACATCGCCGACAGTATTCGCGGTCGGCTTCGGTGATCTCCGCTTGCTATGATGCGTCGTCTGCTCGCCGGCTCCCCGCCACCCTTACGACGCGAGTTCGAAATGGCCAACACCACCGGCACCTTTAGCGAGGTTCGGCGTGCCTAATTGCGGCGTTCGGAAGGGCTTGGCGTGGATGGCATGCCAAGCCCTTTTGCATGGGTAACGAACCGAACTCTCCGCTCCCTCGCGCGCCGATTCCGGAGTATCCGGTCGTCGTCGATACGCCGGGCTGGCGCGGGGTCAAACCGCGCATTCCCGACACGCCGCAACGGCGCGAGCTGGAGAAGCAGCGAAGCGTTCGCGAGATCGTCTTCGGCGCAAAGGATGGCATCCTCACCACGATGGGCGTCGTGACCGGCGTCGGCGTAGCGAGCGATCGATTCACGGTCGCGCTCACGGGCCTGCTCGCGCTGCTTGCAGGCGCCCTTTCGATGGGCGTCGGCGAGTATCAGGGTTCGAAGAGCGAGCGCGAGGTGGTGCAAGCCTCGATCGACATGGAACGGCGCGAGATGGAGGCCAATCCGCAAGACGAGTTCGCCGAACAGGTGGCCTACTATAAGCTCAAAGGCTTCAGCGCCGATGAAGCGCACATGATCGTCTCTCGCCTTGCCCAGAATCCGGAGATCTATC is drawn from Candidatus Baltobacteraceae bacterium and contains these coding sequences:
- a CDS encoding VIT1/CCC1 transporter family protein, whose protein sequence is MGNEPNSPLPRAPIPEYPVVVDTPGWRGVKPRIPDTPQRRELEKQRSVREIVFGAKDGILTTMGVVTGVGVASDRFTVALTGLLALLAGALSMGVGEYQGSKSEREVVQASIDMERREMEANPQDEFAEQVAYYKLKGFSADEAHMIVSRLAQNPEIYLYEMMRDEFGIDPRVAISSDILPSIAMAVSYAVGSALPIFPYFLPIAPRAAVITSLALALAGLFGIGVFAARNSSRNPWLRGLEIVAYGSVVFAITFAAGHFIPPLFGRQPIGVGG